Proteins encoded by one window of Arabidopsis thaliana chromosome 2, partial sequence:
- a CDS encoding Concanavalin A-like lectin protein kinase family protein has protein sequence MNGFTTLTNTKKHAYGQAFNDEPFPFKNSVNGNMTSFSFTFFFAIVPEHIDKGSHGIAFVISPTRGIPGASADQYLGIFNDTNDGNSSNHIIAVELDIHKDDEFGDIDDNHVGININGMRSIVSAPAGYYDQNGQFKNLSLISGNLLRVTILYSQEEKQLNVTLSPAEEANVPKWPLLSLNKDLSPYLSKNMYIGFTASTGSVGAIHYMWMWYVFTFIIVPKLDFDIPTFPPYPKAESQVKLIVLVTFLTLALFVALAASALIVFFYKRHKKLLEVLEEWEVECGPHRFSYKELFNATNGFKQLLGEGGFGPVFKGTLSGSNAKIAVKRVSHDSSQGMRELLAEISTIGRLRHPNLVRLLGYCRYKEELYLVYDFLPNGSLDKYLYGTSDQKQLSWSQRFKIIKDVASALSYLHHGWIHVVIHRDIKPANVLIDDKMNASLGDFGLAKVYDQGYDPQTSRVAGTFGYMAPEIMRTGRPTMGTDVYAFGMFMLEVSCDRKLFEPRAESEEAILTNWAINCWENGDIVEAATERIRQDNDKGQLELVLKLGVLCSHEAEEVRPDMATVVKILNGVSELPDNLLDIVRSEKLENWYERYSKVIDPVTTEESIGNLAITEPILPSGRPRLFL, from the coding sequence ATGAATGGTTTCACGACGTTGACAAACACCAAGAAACACGCCTATGGTCAAGCCTTCAATGACGAGCCATTCCCTTTCAAGAATTCGGTCAACGGTAACATGACTTCGTTTtcatttaccttcttctttgctATCGTCCCTGAGCATATAGACAAAGGTTCTCACGGTATAGCCTTTGTGATCTCTCCCACGAGAGGCATTCCTGGTGCATCCGCTGATCAGTACCTTGGTATCTTCAACGATACAAATGATGGAAATAGCTCCAACCATATCATTGCTGTGGAGCTTGATATACATAAAGACGATGAATTTGGTGACATTGATGATAACCATGTTGGTATCAATATTAATGGTATGAGATCTATTGTATCTGCTCCTGCCGGTTATTATGATCAAAATGGTCAGTTcaaaaatctttctttaatcAGTGGAAATCTACTCCGAGTCACGATTTTGTATAGCCAGGAAGAAAAACAGCTTAATGTCACCTTATCACCAGCAGAGGAAGCTAATGTCCCAAAGTGGCCTCTTCTTTCACTGAACAAAGATTTGTCACCGTATCTTTCAAAGAATATGTATATCGGCTTCACAGCTTCCACTGGGTCGGTCGGAGCAATACATTACATGTGGATGTGGTATGTATTTACCTTTATTATTGTTCCAAAACTGGATTTTGATATACCAACCTTTCCTCCATATCCCAAGGCAGAGTCTCAGGTAAAGCTGATAGTTCTTGTGACGTTCTTGACTTTGGCTCTCTTTGTTGCGCTTGCTGCATCAgctttaattgttttcttctataagAGACATAAGAAACTTTTGGAGGTTCTCGAGGAATGGGAAGTCGAATGTGGACCACATAGGTTTTCTTACAAAGAACTCTTCAATGCCACAAATGGTTTCAAACAACTTCTCGGCGAAGGGGGGTTTGGTCCTGTCTTTAAAGGCACACTTTCAGGTTCAAATGCAAAGATTGCTGTTAAACGGGTTTCTCATGACTCAAGTCAAGGAATGAGAGAATTATTGGCCGAGATTTCGACTATTGGTCGGCTTAGACACCCCAATCTAGTCAGGCTTCTTGGTTATTGCAGATACAAAGAAGAGCTCTACTTGGTTTATGACTTTCTGCCCAATGGAAGCCTTGACAAGTACCTTTACGGAACATCAGATCAAAAACAACTCTCTTGGAGTCAACGTTTCAAGATCATCAAAGATGTAGCCTCTGCACTCTCCTATCTCCATCATGGGTGGATACATGTCGTCATTCATAGAGACATCAAGCCAGCAAACGTGCTAATCGATGACAAGATGAATGCAAGTCTTGGAGATTTCGGATTGGCTAAGGTATATGATCAAGGATATGATCCTCAAACCTCTAGAGTAGCTGGAACATTCGGGTACATGGCGCCAGAGATCATGAGAACCGGAAGACCAACTATGGGAACGGATGTTTACGCTTTTGGTATGTTTATGCTTGAAGTTTCTTGCGATAGAAAACTGTTTGAGCCACGAGCAGAGTCGGAAGAGGCTATTCTTACTAACTGGGCGATAAATTGTTGGGAAAACGGTGATATTGTAGAGGCAGCTACTGAAAGAATCCGACAAGATAATGATAAGGGACAGCTCGAGCTTGTTCTGAAGCTAGGAGTGTTATGTTCGCATGAGGCTGAAGAGGTTAGGCCGGATATGGCTACAGTTGTTAAGATTTTGAACGGAGTTTCTGAGCTTCCGGATAACCTGCTTGATATTGTTAGATCCGAGAAGTTGGAAAATTGGTACGAGAGGTACAGCAAAGTAATTGATCCGGTGACAACGGAGGAGTCCATAGGTAACTTGGCCATTACGGAACCGATACTTCCGTCAGGCAGACCCAGGTTGTTTCTCTAG
- a CDS encoding Concanavalin A-like lectin protein kinase family protein (Concanavalin A-like lectin protein kinase family protein; FUNCTIONS IN: kinase activity; INVOLVED IN: protein amino acid phosphorylation; LOCATED IN: endomembrane system; EXPRESSED IN: 19 plant structures; EXPRESSED DURING: 9 growth stages; CONTAINS InterPro DOMAIN/s: Legume lectin, beta chain (InterPro:IPR001220), Serine/threonine-protein kinase-like domain (InterPro:IPR017442), Concanavalin A-like lectin/glucanase, subgroup (InterPro:IPR013320), Protein kinase-like domain (InterPro:IPR011009), Serine/threonine-protein kinase, active site (InterPro:IPR008271), Protein kinase, catalytic domain (InterPro:IPR000719), Concanavalin A-like lectin/glucanase (InterPro:IPR008985); BEST Arabidopsis thaliana protein match is: Concanavalin A-like lectin protein kinase family protein (TAIR:AT2G43700.1); Has 123447 Blast hits to 122099 proteins in 4900 species: Archae - 112; Bacteria - 14135; Metazoa - 45106; Fungi - 10912; Plants - 34467; Viruses - 419; Other Eukaryotes - 18296 (source: NCBI BLink).), translating into MSMSCKINWLMVLVIIALSNLESSLGRLVFEGSAGLMNGFTTLTNTKKHAYGQAFNDEPFPFKNSVNGNMTSFSFTFFFAIVPEHIDKGSHGIAFVISPTRGIPGASADQYLGIFNDTNDGNSSNHIIAVELDIHKDDEFGDIDDNHVGININGMRSIVSAPAGYYDQNGQFKNLSLISGNLLRVTILYSQEEKQLNVTLSPAEEANVPKWPLLSLNKDLSPYLSKNMYIGFTASTGSVGAIHYMWMWYVFTFIIVPKLDFDIPTFPPYPKAESQVKLIVLVTFLTLALFVALAASALIVFFYKRHKKLLEVLEEWEVECGPHRFSYKELFNATNGFKQLLGEGGFGPVFKGTLSGSNAKIAVKRVSHDSSQGMRELLAEISTIGRLRHPNLVRLLGYCRYKEELYLVYDFLPNGSLDKYLYGTSDQKQLSWSQRFKIIKDVASALSYLHHGWIHVVIHRDIKPANVLIDDKMNASLGDFGLAKVYDQGYDPQTSRVAGTFGYMAPEIMRTGRPTMGTDVYAFGMFMLEVSCDRKLFEPRAESEEAILTNWAINCWENGDIVEAATERIRQDNDKGQLELVLKLGVLCSHEAEEVRPDMATVVKILNGVSELPDNLLDIVRSEKLENWYERYSKVIDPVTTEESIGNLAITEPILPSGRPRLFL; encoded by the coding sequence atgaGCATGTCTTGTAAAATCAACTGGTTGATGGTTCTGGTGATCATTGCTCTGTCTAATCTTGAAAGCTCACTTGGCAGGCTTGTTTTTGAGGGATCCGCCGGGTTAATGAATGGTTTCACGACGTTGACAAACACCAAGAAACACGCCTATGGTCAAGCCTTCAATGACGAGCCATTCCCTTTCAAGAATTCGGTCAACGGTAACATGACTTCGTTTtcatttaccttcttctttgctATCGTCCCTGAGCATATAGACAAAGGTTCTCACGGTATAGCCTTTGTGATCTCTCCCACGAGAGGCATTCCTGGTGCATCCGCTGATCAGTACCTTGGTATCTTCAACGATACAAATGATGGAAATAGCTCCAACCATATCATTGCTGTGGAGCTTGATATACATAAAGACGATGAATTTGGTGACATTGATGATAACCATGTTGGTATCAATATTAATGGTATGAGATCTATTGTATCTGCTCCTGCCGGTTATTATGATCAAAATGGTCAGTTcaaaaatctttctttaatcAGTGGAAATCTACTCCGAGTCACGATTTTGTATAGCCAGGAAGAAAAACAGCTTAATGTCACCTTATCACCAGCAGAGGAAGCTAATGTCCCAAAGTGGCCTCTTCTTTCACTGAACAAAGATTTGTCACCGTATCTTTCAAAGAATATGTATATCGGCTTCACAGCTTCCACTGGGTCGGTCGGAGCAATACATTACATGTGGATGTGGTATGTATTTACCTTTATTATTGTTCCAAAACTGGATTTTGATATACCAACCTTTCCTCCATATCCCAAGGCAGAGTCTCAGGTAAAGCTGATAGTTCTTGTGACGTTCTTGACTTTGGCTCTCTTTGTTGCGCTTGCTGCATCAgctttaattgttttcttctataagAGACATAAGAAACTTTTGGAGGTTCTCGAGGAATGGGAAGTCGAATGTGGACCACATAGGTTTTCTTACAAAGAACTCTTCAATGCCACAAATGGTTTCAAACAACTTCTCGGCGAAGGGGGGTTTGGTCCTGTCTTTAAAGGCACACTTTCAGGTTCAAATGCAAAGATTGCTGTTAAACGGGTTTCTCATGACTCAAGTCAAGGAATGAGAGAATTATTGGCCGAGATTTCGACTATTGGTCGGCTTAGACACCCCAATCTAGTCAGGCTTCTTGGTTATTGCAGATACAAAGAAGAGCTCTACTTGGTTTATGACTTTCTGCCCAATGGAAGCCTTGACAAGTACCTTTACGGAACATCAGATCAAAAACAACTCTCTTGGAGTCAACGTTTCAAGATCATCAAAGATGTAGCCTCTGCACTCTCCTATCTCCATCATGGGTGGATACATGTCGTCATTCATAGAGACATCAAGCCAGCAAACGTGCTAATCGATGACAAGATGAATGCAAGTCTTGGAGATTTCGGATTGGCTAAGGTATATGATCAAGGATATGATCCTCAAACCTCTAGAGTAGCTGGAACATTCGGGTACATGGCGCCAGAGATCATGAGAACCGGAAGACCAACTATGGGAACGGATGTTTACGCTTTTGGTATGTTTATGCTTGAAGTTTCTTGCGATAGAAAACTGTTTGAGCCACGAGCAGAGTCGGAAGAGGCTATTCTTACTAACTGGGCGATAAATTGTTGGGAAAACGGTGATATTGTAGAGGCAGCTACTGAAAGAATCCGACAAGATAATGATAAGGGACAGCTCGAGCTTGTTCTGAAGCTAGGAGTGTTATGTTCGCATGAGGCTGAAGAGGTTAGGCCGGATATGGCTACAGTTGTTAAGATTTTGAACGGAGTTTCTGAGCTTCCGGATAACCTGCTTGATATTGTTAGATCCGAGAAGTTGGAAAATTGGTACGAGAGGTACAGCAAAGTAATTGATCCGGTGACAACGGAGGAGTCCATAGGTAACTTGGCCATTACGGAACCGATACTTCCGTCAGGCAGACCCAGGTTGTTTCTCTAG
- the IQD14 gene encoding IQ-domain 14 (IQ-domain 14 (IQD14); FUNCTIONS IN: calmodulin binding; LOCATED IN: plasma membrane; EXPRESSED IN: 23 plant structures; EXPRESSED DURING: 13 growth stages; CONTAINS InterPro DOMAIN/s: IQ calmodulin-binding region (InterPro:IPR000048); BEST Arabidopsis thaliana protein match is: IQ-domain 13 (TAIR:AT3G59690.1); Has 30201 Blast hits to 17322 proteins in 780 species: Archae - 12; Bacteria - 1396; Metazoa - 17338; Fungi - 3422; Plants - 5037; Viruses - 0; Other Eukaryotes - 2996 (source: NCBI BLink).) translates to MVKKGSWFSAIKRVFTPHSKEKLANQEPERKSGKEKKKKGFGKLRHGETNSFLPIFREPSSIEKILGEAERDHNLVFRPPTPDRPNPYSASPPPRPASPRVASPRPTSPRVASPRVPSPRAEVPRTLSPKPPSPRAEVPRSLSPKPPSPRADLPRSLSPKPFDRSKPSSASANAPPTLRPASTRVPSQRITPHSVPSPRPSSPRGASPQAISSKPPSPRAEPPTLDTPRPPSPRAASLRADPPRLDAARPTTPRPPSPLADAPRLDAPRPTTPKPPSPRSDPPRLDAPRPTTPKPPSPRSVSPRAVQRREIVYRPEPTLPVQHASATKIQGAFRGYMARKSFRALKGLVRLQGVVRGYSVKRQTINAMKYMQQVVRVQSQIQSRRIKMLENQAQVEKDEAKWAASEAGNDNWDDSVLTKEERDSRSQRKTDAIIKRERSMAYAYSRKLWKNSPKSTQDNRSFPQWWNWVDRQNPLASPAPSYSQPQRDFRLTPSRLCPSPLSQSSKQHHIRLDNHFDTSTPRSSRSTFHTPSRPIHTGTSRYSRGRLRGQDSPFKDDDSLTSCPPFPSYMAPTVSAKAKVRPNSNPKERVMGTPVSEKRRMSYPPTQDTFRWNKGSLVMSNSSSHRGPGSPGGVVLEKHKTLKSVGNLSIGSTASMATTVGRKEFNRFV, encoded by the exons ATGGTGAAGAAAGGAAGTTGGTTTTCTGCTATCAAAAGGGTTTTTACTCCACATTCCAAAGAGAAGCTAGCCAAT CAGGAaccagagagaaagagtggcaaagaaaagaagaagaaaggttttGGGAAGCTAAGGCATGGCGAGACCAATTCATTTCTTCCCATCTTCAGAGAGCCTAGTAGTATCGAAAAGATCTTGGGCGAGGCTGAGAGAGATCACAATCTTGTCTTCAGGCCTCCTACTCCTGATCGACCAAATCCATATTCAGCCTCTCCTCCTCCGAGGCCTGCTTCTCCTCGGGTTGCTTCCCCAAGACCAACTTCTCCAAGAGTTGCCTCACCACGAGTCCCTTCTCCAAGAGCTGAAGTTCCAAGAACCCTTTCACCAAAGCCTCCTTCTCCAAGAGCTGAAGTTCCAAGATCCCTTTCACCAAAGCCTCCTTCTCCAAGAGCTGACCTTCCAAGATCACTTTCGCCAAAGCCCTTTGATCGATCGAAGCCATCATCAGCCTCTGCTAATGCCCCTCCTACTCTTAGGCCTGCTTCTACTCGAGTTCCTTCTCAGAGAATTACACCTCACAGTGTTCCTTCTCCAAGACCAAGTTCACCAAGAGGTGCCTCCCCACAAGCCATCTCTTCAAAGCCGCCTTCTCCAAGAGCAGAGCCACCAACATTGGACACTCCAAGACCTCCCTCTCCAAGAGCTGCTTCTCTAAGAGCAGACCCACCAAGATTGGATGCTGCACGACCCACCACGCCTAGGCCTCCTTCTCCACTAGCAGACGCACCAAGATTGGATGCTCCACGACCCACTACGCCTAAGCCGCCTTCTCCAAGATCAGACCCGCCAAGATTGGATGCTCCAAGACCCACTACGCCTAAGCCCCCTTCTCCAAGATCGGTTTCTCCTAGGGCTGTGCAGCGGCGGGAGATTGTTTATAGACCAGAGCCAACGCTTCCGGTCCAACATGCTTCTGCAACAAAGATTCAAGGAGCTTTCAGAGGTTACATG GCAAGGAAGAGTTTCAGAGCTCTCAAAGGTCTAGTCAGACTTCAAGGTGTGGTGAGAGGATACAGCGTGAAGCGGCAGACGATAAATGCAATGAAGTACATGCAGCAAGTGGTCCGTGTTCAATCCCAAATCCAGTCACGTCGCATCAAAATGTTGGAAAACCAAGCCCAGGTAGAGAAAGATGAAGCCAAATGGGCTGCGTCTGAAGCTGGTAATGATAATTGGGATGACAGTGTGCTGACAAAAGAGGAAAGGGATTCAAGATCACAAAGAAAGACTGACGCAATCATCAAGAGAGAAAGATCCATGGCCTATGCATATTCTCGCAAG TTGTGGAAGAACAGTCCTAAGTCTACTCAGGACAATCGTTCTTTCCCTCAATGGTGGAACTGGGTGGACCGGCAGAATCCTCTTGCTAGTCCTGCACCGAGCTATAGCCAACCACAAAGAGATTTCAGGCTAACACCATCAAGACTGTGCCCAAGTCCTCTGTCTCAGTCAAGCAAACAACACCATATCAGGCTTGACAACCACTTTGACACTTCAACACCCAGATCGTCAAGATCCACTTTTCACACTCCCTCCAGACCCATCCACACAGGGACATCAAGATACTCAAGAGGAAGACTAAGAGGTCAAGATTCTCCTTTCAAGGATGATGATAGCCTCACAAGCTGCCCTCCATTCCCTAGCTACATGGCTCCAACAGTCTCTGCCAAAGCAAAAGTTAGACCAAACAGCAATCCAAAGGAGAGAGTGATGGGTACACCAGTCAGCGAGAAGAGGAGAATGTCGTATCCCCCCACGCAAGATACGTTTAGATGGAACAAAGGGTCATTGGTCATGAGCAACAGCAGCAGCCACAGAGGTCCTGGTTCACCTGGAGGTGTGGTTCTTGAGAAGCACAAGACACTTAAATCAGTAGGAAATTTGAGCATTGGTTCCACTGCCTCCATGGCAACAACAGTTGGGAGAAAGGAATTTAACAGATTTGTGtga
- the IQD14 gene encoding IQ-domain 14 (IQ-domain 14 (IQD14); FUNCTIONS IN: calmodulin binding; LOCATED IN: plasma membrane; EXPRESSED IN: 23 plant structures; EXPRESSED DURING: 13 growth stages; CONTAINS InterPro DOMAIN/s: IQ calmodulin-binding region (InterPro:IPR000048); BEST Arabidopsis thaliana protein match is: IQ-domain 13 (TAIR:AT3G59690.1); Has 30201 Blast hits to 17322 proteins in 780 species: Archae - 12; Bacteria - 1396; Metazoa - 17338; Fungi - 3422; Plants - 5037; Viruses - 0; Other Eukaryotes - 2996 (source: NCBI BLink).), protein MVKKGSWFSAIKRVFTPHSKEKLANEPERKSGKEKKKKGFGKLRHGETNSFLPIFREPSSIEKILGEAERDHNLVFRPPTPDRPNPYSASPPPRPASPRVASPRPTSPRVASPRVPSPRAEVPRTLSPKPPSPRAEVPRSLSPKPPSPRADLPRSLSPKPFDRSKPSSASANAPPTLRPASTRVPSQRITPHSVPSPRPSSPRGASPQAISSKPPSPRAEPPTLDTPRPPSPRAASLRADPPRLDAARPTTPRPPSPLADAPRLDAPRPTTPKPPSPRSDPPRLDAPRPTTPKPPSPRSVSPRAVQRREIVYRPEPTLPVQHASATKIQGAFRGYMARKSFRALKGLVRLQGVVRGYSVKRQTINAMKYMQQVVRVQSQIQSRRIKMLENQAQVEKDEAKWAASEAGNDNWDDSVLTKEERDSRSQRKTDAIIKRERSMAYAYSRKLWKNSPKSTQDNRSFPQWWNWVDRQNPLASPAPSYSQPQRDFRLTPSRLCPSPLSQSSKQHHIRLDNHFDTSTPRSSRSTFHTPSRPIHTGTSRYSRGRLRGQDSPFKDDDSLTSCPPFPSYMAPTVSAKAKVRPNSNPKERVMGTPVSEKRRMSYPPTQDTFRWNKGSLVMSNSSSHRGPGSPGGVVLEKHKTLKSVGNLSIGSTASMATTVGRKEFNRFV, encoded by the exons ATGGTGAAGAAAGGAAGTTGGTTTTCTGCTATCAAAAGGGTTTTTACTCCACATTCCAAAGAGAAGCTAGCCAAT GAaccagagagaaagagtggcaaagaaaagaagaagaaaggttttGGGAAGCTAAGGCATGGCGAGACCAATTCATTTCTTCCCATCTTCAGAGAGCCTAGTAGTATCGAAAAGATCTTGGGCGAGGCTGAGAGAGATCACAATCTTGTCTTCAGGCCTCCTACTCCTGATCGACCAAATCCATATTCAGCCTCTCCTCCTCCGAGGCCTGCTTCTCCTCGGGTTGCTTCCCCAAGACCAACTTCTCCAAGAGTTGCCTCACCACGAGTCCCTTCTCCAAGAGCTGAAGTTCCAAGAACCCTTTCACCAAAGCCTCCTTCTCCAAGAGCTGAAGTTCCAAGATCCCTTTCACCAAAGCCTCCTTCTCCAAGAGCTGACCTTCCAAGATCACTTTCGCCAAAGCCCTTTGATCGATCGAAGCCATCATCAGCCTCTGCTAATGCCCCTCCTACTCTTAGGCCTGCTTCTACTCGAGTTCCTTCTCAGAGAATTACACCTCACAGTGTTCCTTCTCCAAGACCAAGTTCACCAAGAGGTGCCTCCCCACAAGCCATCTCTTCAAAGCCGCCTTCTCCAAGAGCAGAGCCACCAACATTGGACACTCCAAGACCTCCCTCTCCAAGAGCTGCTTCTCTAAGAGCAGACCCACCAAGATTGGATGCTGCACGACCCACCACGCCTAGGCCTCCTTCTCCACTAGCAGACGCACCAAGATTGGATGCTCCACGACCCACTACGCCTAAGCCGCCTTCTCCAAGATCAGACCCGCCAAGATTGGATGCTCCAAGACCCACTACGCCTAAGCCCCCTTCTCCAAGATCGGTTTCTCCTAGGGCTGTGCAGCGGCGGGAGATTGTTTATAGACCAGAGCCAACGCTTCCGGTCCAACATGCTTCTGCAACAAAGATTCAAGGAGCTTTCAGAGGTTACATG GCAAGGAAGAGTTTCAGAGCTCTCAAAGGTCTAGTCAGACTTCAAGGTGTGGTGAGAGGATACAGCGTGAAGCGGCAGACGATAAATGCAATGAAGTACATGCAGCAAGTGGTCCGTGTTCAATCCCAAATCCAGTCACGTCGCATCAAAATGTTGGAAAACCAAGCCCAGGTAGAGAAAGATGAAGCCAAATGGGCTGCGTCTGAAGCTGGTAATGATAATTGGGATGACAGTGTGCTGACAAAAGAGGAAAGGGATTCAAGATCACAAAGAAAGACTGACGCAATCATCAAGAGAGAAAGATCCATGGCCTATGCATATTCTCGCAAG TTGTGGAAGAACAGTCCTAAGTCTACTCAGGACAATCGTTCTTTCCCTCAATGGTGGAACTGGGTGGACCGGCAGAATCCTCTTGCTAGTCCTGCACCGAGCTATAGCCAACCACAAAGAGATTTCAGGCTAACACCATCAAGACTGTGCCCAAGTCCTCTGTCTCAGTCAAGCAAACAACACCATATCAGGCTTGACAACCACTTTGACACTTCAACACCCAGATCGTCAAGATCCACTTTTCACACTCCCTCCAGACCCATCCACACAGGGACATCAAGATACTCAAGAGGAAGACTAAGAGGTCAAGATTCTCCTTTCAAGGATGATGATAGCCTCACAAGCTGCCCTCCATTCCCTAGCTACATGGCTCCAACAGTCTCTGCCAAAGCAAAAGTTAGACCAAACAGCAATCCAAAGGAGAGAGTGATGGGTACACCAGTCAGCGAGAAGAGGAGAATGTCGTATCCCCCCACGCAAGATACGTTTAGATGGAACAAAGGGTCATTGGTCATGAGCAACAGCAGCAGCCACAGAGGTCCTGGTTCACCTGGAGGTGTGGTTCTTGAGAAGCACAAGACACTTAAATCAGTAGGAAATTTGAGCATTGGTTCCACTGCCTCCATGGCAACAACAGTTGGGAGAAAGGAATTTAACAGATTTGTGtga